One window from the genome of Phycisphaerales bacterium encodes:
- a CDS encoding ABC transporter ATP-binding protein, which translates to MSAPLLRATNLSHAFDQAEGPLFELPGFEVAAGRHAAVVGPSGCGKTTLLRLLTGILSPTAGTIELDGHRLDQRSEARRRALRIATVGFVFQRFALLDYCTALENILLPLRLHGSVALDGNARDRARELAERTGIAHTLKRRPDRLSQGEQQRVAICRALITNPKLIACDEPTGNLDPARAASIMDLILEQAEHTGATVLLVTHDHLLLPRFEHVLDMGKLAHEAAVT; encoded by the coding sequence GTGTCCGCCCCGCTGCTGCGAGCAACGAACCTGAGCCACGCCTTCGACCAAGCCGAGGGCCCGTTGTTCGAGTTGCCGGGCTTCGAGGTCGCCGCCGGCCGGCACGCCGCGGTCGTCGGCCCCAGCGGCTGCGGCAAGACCACGCTGTTGCGCTTGCTCACGGGCATCCTCTCTCCGACCGCCGGCACGATCGAACTCGACGGACACCGGCTCGACCAACGAAGCGAAGCCCGCCGCCGCGCCCTCCGCATCGCCACCGTCGGCTTCGTCTTCCAGCGCTTCGCGCTGCTGGACTACTGCACGGCCCTCGAGAACATCCTGCTCCCGCTCCGCCTGCATGGCTCGGTCGCGCTCGATGGCAATGCCCGCGACCGCGCGCGCGAGCTCGCCGAGCGCACCGGCATCGCACACACGCTCAAGCGCCGGCCCGATCGCCTCAGCCAGGGCGAGCAGCAGCGCGTCGCCATCTGCCGGGCGCTCATCACGAACCCGAAGCTGATTGCCTGCGACGAACCGACTGGCAACCTCGACCCCGCACGAGCCGCATCGATCATGGACCTGATCCTGGAACAAGCCGAGCACACGGGCGCGACGGTGCTACTGGTCACCCACGATCACCTCCTACTGCCACGCTTCGAGCACGTGCTCGACATGGGCAAGCTCGCGCACGAGGCTGCCGTCACATGA
- a CDS encoding metal ABC transporter substrate-binding protein yields MRTPIVLASTILISLAGTALTGCQEEQSPAGGQSASITDEVATTFYPTTYFAERISGDLVAVRSGLPEGEDPIFWQPDAATLSNYQNAKLVITNGADFEKWVAGAALPRGRTVESLSDADLDATGGPITMETTTHSHGPSGEHTHEGLDGHTWVSPDIAIVQATNIAEAMKTAWPQHAEAFDANLASLVEDLEMLRVSLDDLTPLVGEHRLLASHPAYNYLARDLGWDVHNLDLDPESDDVQAIVDAVHDALHHHEDHAHDHEHGEDHGHDHSHEEGRAHDEGDGDQDHDHEHSHGDEPVILLWEGEPTGAIRAAIADELGVTSVLFTPAEGQPESGDYMDAMRANLDRLREALGG; encoded by the coding sequence ATGCGCACGCCCATCGTCCTCGCGTCCACGATCCTGATCTCGCTCGCGGGCACGGCCCTGACCGGCTGCCAGGAAGAGCAGTCTCCGGCCGGTGGCCAGTCCGCATCGATCACCGATGAAGTCGCCACCACCTTCTATCCGACCACGTACTTCGCCGAGCGCATCAGCGGCGATCTCGTCGCCGTGCGGAGCGGGCTGCCAGAGGGCGAAGACCCGATCTTCTGGCAGCCCGACGCGGCCACGCTGAGCAACTATCAGAACGCGAAGCTCGTCATCACGAACGGGGCCGATTTCGAAAAGTGGGTCGCCGGCGCCGCCCTGCCGCGCGGCCGGACCGTCGAGAGCCTGAGCGACGCCGACCTCGACGCCACCGGTGGTCCCATCACGATGGAGACCACCACGCACAGCCACGGCCCGAGCGGCGAGCACACGCACGAGGGGCTCGACGGCCACACCTGGGTCAGCCCCGACATCGCCATCGTGCAGGCGACCAACATCGCCGAGGCCATGAAGACCGCCTGGCCGCAGCACGCCGAGGCGTTCGACGCCAACCTCGCGTCGCTGGTCGAAGACCTCGAGATGCTCCGCGTCTCGCTGGACGACCTCACGCCCCTCGTCGGCGAGCACCGCCTGCTCGCCAGCCACCCCGCGTACAACTACCTCGCCCGTGACTTGGGCTGGGACGTGCACAACCTCGACCTCGACCCCGAGAGCGACGACGTGCAGGCGATCGTCGATGCCGTGCACGATGCGTTGCATCACCACGAGGACCACGCGCACGATCACGAGCATGGCGAGGATCACGGCCACGACCATTCGCACGAAGAGGGCCGCGCACATGACGAGGGCGACGGCGACCAAGACCACGACCACGAGCACTCGCACGGCGACGAGCCCGTAATCCTGCTCTGGGAGGGCGAGCCGACCGGGGCCATCCGCGCCGCGATCGCCGACGAACTGGGCGTCACGAGCGTGCTCTTCACCCCGGCCGAAGGCCAGCCCGAGTCCGGGGACTACATGGACGCCATGCGGGCCAACCTCGATCGGCTCCGCGAAGCGCTCGGCGGCTGA